A stretch of the Archangium violaceum genome encodes the following:
- a CDS encoding CoA-binding protein, with protein MSYEQNLISDEAGIRAVVQGSRRVAVLGIKTEQQDGQPAFYVPRYLADAGVDVVPVPVYYPDVTHILGRPVFRRLVDIPGEIDLVDVFRRPRDIDQHVDDILAKKPKAVWFQSGIRNDAAARRLAEAGIKVVQDRCLMVDHRRYGR; from the coding sequence ATGAGCTACGAGCAGAACCTCATCAGCGACGAGGCGGGCATCCGCGCGGTGGTGCAGGGCAGCAGGCGCGTGGCGGTGCTGGGCATCAAGACGGAGCAGCAGGACGGCCAGCCGGCCTTCTACGTGCCGCGGTACCTGGCCGACGCGGGCGTGGACGTGGTACCGGTGCCCGTCTACTACCCGGACGTGACGCACATCCTCGGCAGGCCGGTGTTCCGGCGGCTGGTGGACATCCCGGGGGAGATCGATCTGGTGGACGTGTTCCGGCGGCCACGGGACATCGACCAGCACGTGGACGACATCCTCGCCAAGAAGCCGAAGGCGGTGTGGTTCCAGTCGGGCATCCGCAACGACGCGGCGGCCCGGCGGCTGGCCGAGGCGGGCATCAAGGTGGTGCAGGACCGCTGCCTGATGGTGGACCACCGGCGCTACGGACGCTGA
- the metH gene encoding methionine synthase: MSSHLPTPLPLPPGEHGRRVEALRAAMRERVLVLDGAMGTLLQQKNLKAADFGGAEYEGCNEHLVLTRPDVIKSIHETYLASGADVTETDSFGGTPLVLGEFGLSHKAVEINVAASKLALEAALEAEARDGRMRWVAGSIGPTTKAISVTGGITFEELVHNFAVQAEALALGGSDYLLLETCQDTRNVKAALLGCERAFVKLGWKLPVAVSGTIEPMGTMLAGQSVEALAVSLEHVELLYLGLNCATGPEFMTDHIRSLASMSPFAVSCVPNAGLPDENGHYLETPEMLARSLRRFCEQGWLNVVGGCCGTHTGHVRAIADAVKGLEPRRDVPPPRSTLSGVDFLEVRDEERPVIVGERTNVIGSKKFKELIVAGQLEDASEIARAQVKRGAQVIDVCLANPDRDELEDMRNFLEVVVKKVRVPLMIDSTDERVIAMALTYSQGKAIINSVNLEDGEERFEKVVPLARQYGAALVVGCIDEKGMAVTRQRKLEVAERSFELLTGKYGMKAEDLYFDPLVFPCASGDAQYTGSAVETIEGVRLIKQRFPQCRTVLGISNVSFGLPTAGREVLNSVFLYHCVQAGLDMALVNSEKLERYPSLPQEERQLSEDLLYNRGTDPVTPFAAHFRERKPKKADVSTLPLEERLQRYIIEGSRDGLHADLELAMEKYAPLEIINGPLMKGMDEVGRLFGANELIVAEVLQSAEAMKAAVSYLEPRMSKAQAASRGKIVLATVKGDVHDIGKNLVEIILANNGFQVVNLGIKVPPEQLVMAVREHGPDIVGLSGLLVKSAHQMVATAEDLKRQGVDVPILVGGAALSRNFVDRNIAPAYGGTVAYAQDAMSGLELAKQLVDPAAHEKLKGELAERRTKLAQQDKDRPKPGAPVAAARSPEVSILEQVPPAPDYTRHVLANTPLDTIWRFVNPVMLYGRHLGLRTASRALGTPAEAELAKTEEGRKALALKEQVESIKGELRGGRMQARAVFQFFKVGSEGNRIHLFDGESGRPVVVFDLPRQEKAGGLCLADFVKPLENGEPRDNMAMFVVTAGQGIRELSEEFKAKGEFLKMHAVQALALETAEAYAEMLHTQLRSMWGFPDKPDMTMLERFRAEYQGKRYSFGYPACPRLEDQTLLFQALRPEDIGVQLTDGCMMEPEASVSALVFHHPQAHYFAVT; encoded by the coding sequence ATGAGCAGCCACCTTCCCACCCCTCTTCCTCTTCCTCCGGGTGAGCATGGCCGCCGCGTGGAGGCCCTGCGGGCCGCGATGCGCGAGCGCGTGCTGGTGCTGGACGGGGCCATGGGCACGCTGCTGCAGCAGAAGAACCTCAAGGCGGCGGACTTCGGCGGGGCCGAGTACGAGGGCTGCAACGAGCACCTCGTCCTCACGCGGCCGGACGTCATCAAGAGCATCCACGAGACGTACCTCGCCTCGGGCGCGGACGTGACGGAGACGGACAGCTTCGGCGGCACGCCGCTGGTGCTGGGCGAGTTCGGCCTGTCGCACAAGGCGGTGGAGATCAACGTCGCGGCGTCGAAGCTGGCGCTCGAGGCGGCGCTGGAGGCCGAGGCCCGGGATGGGCGGATGCGCTGGGTGGCGGGCTCCATCGGCCCCACCACGAAGGCCATCAGCGTGACGGGTGGCATCACCTTCGAGGAGCTGGTGCACAACTTCGCCGTGCAGGCGGAGGCGCTGGCGCTGGGCGGCTCGGACTACCTGTTGCTCGAGACGTGCCAGGACACGCGCAACGTGAAGGCGGCGCTGCTCGGGTGCGAGCGGGCCTTCGTCAAGCTGGGGTGGAAGCTGCCGGTGGCGGTATCCGGCACCATCGAGCCCATGGGCACCATGCTGGCGGGCCAGTCCGTGGAGGCGCTGGCGGTGTCGCTGGAGCACGTGGAGCTGCTGTACCTGGGCCTCAACTGCGCCACGGGCCCCGAGTTCATGACGGACCACATCCGCTCCCTGGCCTCCATGAGCCCCTTCGCGGTGTCGTGCGTGCCCAACGCGGGCCTGCCCGACGAGAACGGGCACTACCTGGAGACGCCCGAGATGCTGGCGCGCTCGCTGCGCCGCTTCTGTGAGCAGGGCTGGCTCAACGTGGTGGGGGGCTGTTGTGGCACGCACACGGGCCACGTGCGCGCCATCGCCGACGCGGTGAAGGGCCTCGAGCCCCGCCGCGACGTGCCGCCGCCGCGCTCCACGCTCTCCGGAGTGGACTTCCTGGAGGTGCGCGACGAGGAGCGCCCGGTCATCGTCGGCGAGCGCACCAACGTCATCGGCAGCAAGAAGTTCAAGGAGCTCATCGTCGCGGGCCAGCTCGAGGACGCGTCGGAGATCGCCCGGGCCCAGGTGAAGCGCGGGGCGCAGGTCATCGACGTCTGCCTGGCCAACCCGGACCGGGACGAGCTCGAGGACATGCGCAACTTCCTGGAGGTGGTCGTCAAGAAGGTGCGCGTGCCCTTGATGATCGACTCCACGGACGAGCGCGTCATCGCGATGGCGCTCACGTACTCGCAGGGCAAGGCCATCATCAACTCGGTGAACCTGGAGGATGGCGAGGAGCGCTTCGAGAAGGTGGTGCCGCTGGCGCGCCAGTACGGCGCGGCGCTGGTGGTGGGCTGCATCGACGAGAAGGGCATGGCCGTCACCCGTCAGCGCAAGCTGGAGGTGGCCGAGCGCTCCTTCGAGCTGCTCACCGGCAAGTACGGGATGAAGGCGGAGGACCTGTACTTCGATCCGCTCGTGTTCCCGTGCGCCTCGGGTGATGCGCAGTACACGGGCAGCGCGGTGGAGACCATCGAGGGCGTGCGCCTCATCAAGCAGCGCTTCCCCCAGTGCAGGACGGTGCTGGGCATCTCCAACGTGTCCTTCGGCCTGCCCACCGCGGGCCGCGAGGTGCTCAACTCGGTGTTCCTCTACCACTGCGTCCAGGCGGGCCTGGACATGGCGCTCGTCAACTCGGAGAAGCTCGAGCGCTACCCGTCGCTGCCGCAGGAGGAGCGCCAGCTGTCCGAGGACCTGCTCTACAACCGGGGTACGGATCCGGTGACGCCCTTCGCCGCGCACTTCCGAGAGCGCAAGCCGAAGAAGGCGGACGTGAGCACGCTGCCGCTCGAGGAGCGCCTGCAGCGCTACATCATCGAGGGCAGCCGCGACGGCCTGCACGCGGACCTGGAGCTGGCGATGGAGAAGTACGCGCCGTTGGAGATCATCAACGGCCCGCTGATGAAGGGCATGGACGAGGTGGGCCGGCTCTTCGGCGCCAACGAGCTCATCGTCGCGGAGGTGCTCCAGAGCGCCGAGGCGATGAAGGCCGCGGTGAGCTACCTGGAGCCGAGGATGAGCAAGGCCCAGGCGGCCTCGCGCGGGAAGATCGTGCTCGCCACGGTGAAGGGCGACGTGCACGACATCGGCAAGAACCTGGTGGAGATCATCCTCGCCAACAACGGCTTCCAGGTGGTGAACCTGGGCATCAAGGTGCCGCCCGAGCAGCTCGTGATGGCGGTGCGCGAGCACGGCCCGGACATCGTCGGACTGAGCGGCCTGCTGGTGAAGAGCGCGCACCAGATGGTGGCCACGGCGGAGGACCTGAAGCGCCAGGGCGTGGACGTGCCCATCCTGGTGGGTGGTGCCGCGCTGAGCCGCAACTTCGTGGACCGCAACATCGCTCCGGCCTACGGCGGCACGGTGGCGTACGCGCAGGACGCGATGAGCGGCCTGGAGCTGGCCAAGCAGCTCGTCGACCCGGCCGCGCACGAGAAGCTCAAGGGCGAGCTGGCCGAGCGCCGCACGAAGCTGGCGCAGCAGGACAAGGATCGGCCCAAGCCTGGTGCCCCGGTGGCGGCGGCGCGCAGCCCCGAGGTGTCCATCCTGGAGCAGGTGCCTCCGGCGCCGGACTACACGCGCCACGTGCTGGCGAACACGCCGCTGGACACCATCTGGCGCTTCGTGAACCCGGTGATGCTCTACGGGCGGCACCTGGGCCTGCGCACGGCGTCTCGCGCGCTGGGCACTCCCGCCGAGGCGGAGCTGGCGAAGACGGAGGAGGGCCGCAAGGCGCTCGCGCTCAAGGAGCAGGTGGAGTCCATCAAGGGCGAGCTGCGCGGCGGGCGCATGCAGGCCAGGGCCGTGTTCCAGTTCTTCAAGGTGGGCAGCGAGGGCAACCGCATCCACCTCTTCGACGGGGAGTCGGGCCGGCCCGTCGTGGTGTTCGATCTGCCGCGTCAGGAGAAGGCGGGCGGACTGTGCCTGGCCGACTTCGTGAAGCCGCTGGAGAACGGCGAGCCGCGCGACAACATGGCCATGTTCGTGGTGACGGCGGGGCAGGGCATCCGCGAGCTGAGCGAGGAGTTCAAGGCGAAGGGCGAGTTCCTGAAGATGCATGCGGTGCAGGCGCTCGCGCTCGAGACGGCCGAGGCCTACGCGGAGATGCTGCACACCCAGCTGCGCAGCATGTGGGGCTTCCCGGACAAGCCCGACATGACGATGCTCGAGCGCTTCCGCGCCGAGTACCAGGGCAAGCGCTACTCGTTCGGCTACCCGGCGTGCCCCCGGCTGGAGGATCAGACGCTGCTGTTCCAGGCCCTTCGCCCCGAGGACATCGGCGTGCAGCTCACCGACGGCTGCATGATGGAGCCGGAGGCCAGCGTGTCCGCGCTCGTCTTCCACCACCCGCAGGCGCACTACTTCGCGGTGACCTGA
- a CDS encoding ArsR/SmtB family transcription factor yields the protein MEELSQSFRALGDPTRLRILRLVARAPLNVSELVSLVGVAQSSVSHHLGKLKGLGLIREERQAGFTYYSLALEPTDSRWPLIRLAREAADEEGDSARLEDLLRQREDRQALNERLLEPGQSWFLWAGALASLLPALDVADFGCGTGVLSVAIARWASRVWAIDQSAAALAQARERAAREGRSNITFLREDLHRLSLPSGERDLVVISQSLHHVESPPAVLAEAARILKPGGKLVLLELMPHDERWVLERLGHRHLGFAPETLETSLREVGFGALTRETHAREGASPFRVFLITGVKK from the coding sequence ATGGAGGAACTCTCCCAATCCTTCCGGGCCCTGGGTGACCCGACGCGGCTGCGCATCCTTCGCCTGGTGGCGCGGGCGCCGCTGAACGTGTCGGAGCTGGTGTCCCTGGTGGGGGTGGCGCAGTCCTCGGTGTCGCACCACCTGGGGAAGCTCAAGGGGCTGGGGCTCATCCGCGAGGAGCGGCAGGCGGGCTTCACCTACTACTCGTTGGCGCTGGAGCCGACGGACTCCCGGTGGCCCCTCATCCGTCTGGCACGCGAGGCCGCGGACGAGGAGGGAGACTCGGCGAGGCTCGAGGACCTGCTGCGGCAGCGCGAGGATCGGCAGGCCCTCAACGAGCGGTTGCTGGAGCCGGGGCAGTCCTGGTTCCTGTGGGCGGGAGCCCTGGCCTCGCTGCTGCCGGCGCTGGACGTGGCGGACTTCGGGTGTGGCACGGGCGTGCTGTCGGTGGCCATCGCGCGATGGGCGTCGCGGGTGTGGGCCATCGACCAGAGCGCCGCCGCGCTGGCGCAGGCCCGGGAGCGCGCCGCTCGCGAGGGCCGCTCGAACATCACCTTCCTTCGAGAGGATCTGCACCGGTTGTCGCTGCCCTCGGGCGAGCGCGACCTGGTGGTCATCTCCCAGAGCCTCCATCACGTGGAGTCCCCCCCGGCGGTGTTGGCCGAGGCCGCCCGCATCCTCAAGCCCGGGGGCAAGCTGGTGTTGTTGGAGTTGATGCCGCACGACGAGCGGTGGGTGCTGGAGCGGTTGGGCCACCGGCACCTCGGTTTCGCGCCGGAGACGCTCGAGACCTCCCTGCGCGAGGTGGGCTTTGGCGCCCTCACGCGCGAAACGCATGCACGCGAGGGGGCGAGTCCCTTCCGCGTCTTCCTCATCACTGGAGTCAAGAAATGA
- a CDS encoding patatin-like phospholipase family protein, which translates to MPAPSLRQLLEGKRFGLVLSAGYFGFYGHAGFLKGLAATGLKPTAYAGTSAGGLVAAYAAAGASVPFIEELVLKQTRQAFWDPDPIGAVMNGFPGDGHGATGLLKGERFRKLLERTLPVQSFEELPYPLLLASANLSQGTHEIFTSGELAPRVHATCAYPGLFRAVRLGRDLYWDGGLVDKAPALFMRESAFGKDLDAILVHYLPSRTRKMLGGPMAYAQGIAAGSAALRHDHFRLQLSLLRERGFPVYVVVSNLPPVSPTQMERGFDALHQAKLSAERAMARPPVPFEEA; encoded by the coding sequence ATGCCCGCTCCCTCCCTGCGCCAACTTCTCGAAGGCAAACGTTTCGGACTCGTCCTCTCCGCCGGGTACTTCGGCTTCTACGGACACGCCGGCTTCCTCAAGGGGCTGGCGGCCACGGGCCTGAAGCCCACCGCGTATGCCGGGACGAGCGCCGGGGGCCTGGTCGCCGCGTACGCCGCCGCGGGAGCGAGCGTGCCCTTCATCGAGGAGCTGGTCCTCAAGCAGACGCGGCAGGCCTTCTGGGATCCGGACCCCATCGGGGCGGTGATGAACGGGTTCCCCGGTGATGGCCATGGGGCCACGGGCCTGCTCAAGGGCGAGCGCTTCCGCAAGCTGCTGGAGCGGACGCTGCCGGTGCAGAGCTTCGAGGAGCTGCCGTACCCGCTGCTGCTCGCGAGCGCCAACCTCTCGCAGGGGACGCACGAGATCTTCACCTCGGGCGAGCTGGCGCCCCGGGTGCACGCCACGTGCGCCTACCCGGGCCTGTTCCGAGCGGTGCGCCTGGGCCGCGACCTGTACTGGGACGGCGGACTGGTGGACAAGGCGCCCGCGCTTTTCATGAGGGAGAGCGCCTTCGGCAAGGACCTCGACGCCATCCTCGTGCACTACCTGCCGAGCCGTACGCGCAAGATGCTCGGCGGCCCCATGGCGTATGCCCAGGGCATCGCCGCGGGCTCGGCGGCGCTGCGGCACGATCACTTCCGGCTGCAGCTCTCACTGCTCAGGGAGCGCGGCTTCCCCGTCTACGTGGTGGTGTCCAACCTGCCGCCGGTGTCCCCGACGCAGATGGAGCGCGGCTTCGATGCGCTGCACCAGGCGAAGCTCAGCGCCGAGCGCGCCATGGCCCGGCCTCCCGTCCCCTTCGAGGAGGCCTGA
- a CDS encoding flavin monoamine oxidase family protein: MDCSSDVVVLGAGASGLAAADRLTRAGLRIVVLEARDRPGGRVDTVRDALDGTPLELGAEFFHGKPRLLQKLARSARVKVGTCNDSHALLWRGRLRDGDADFDFVEDLASAEPPDRPVGQLLSEHARSGLWSERKVLLARAYVEGFYAATVDTASSLAIARMERAAEALGGIAPSRALQGYDRVLAPLVRGLMRRPQTLFFNAVAEQVRWSPRGVEVRARTREGSPLGIFRARRAVVSLPLGVLKAAPPEPGAVRFLPRLPEKERAMARLEMGPLVKVLLRFRSPFWEEREDTRRHGFFHAPRLSIPTWWTLSPLRSRYLVGWTGGPAAEALSRLREQEVFRHAVESLGRIFKLPRRALEEQVESWRVQDWQREPFSRGGYCVIPAGAVDAMDALARPVQGTLFFAGEATHLEGEEGTVHGALATGLRAARELLGNEALASRGAF; this comes from the coding sequence ATGGACTGTTCCTCCGACGTGGTCGTCCTGGGAGCGGGGGCCTCGGGGCTCGCCGCCGCGGACCGGCTGACCCGCGCGGGCCTGCGCATCGTCGTGCTGGAGGCCCGTGACCGCCCTGGAGGCCGGGTGGACACCGTGCGTGACGCGCTCGATGGCACCCCCCTGGAACTGGGCGCGGAGTTCTTCCACGGCAAGCCCCGCCTCCTCCAGAAACTGGCCCGGAGCGCCCGGGTGAAGGTGGGCACGTGCAACGACTCGCACGCCCTGCTCTGGCGCGGGAGGCTTCGGGACGGAGACGCGGACTTCGACTTCGTGGAAGACCTCGCCAGCGCCGAGCCCCCGGACCGACCCGTGGGCCAGCTGCTCTCCGAGCACGCCCGCTCCGGGCTCTGGTCCGAGCGCAAGGTCCTTCTGGCCCGCGCCTACGTGGAGGGCTTCTACGCGGCCACCGTGGACACGGCCAGCTCGCTCGCCATCGCCCGCATGGAGCGCGCCGCGGAAGCGCTCGGAGGCATCGCGCCCTCTCGCGCGCTCCAGGGGTATGATCGGGTGTTGGCGCCGCTCGTCCGGGGGCTGATGCGCCGGCCCCAGACGCTCTTCTTCAATGCCGTCGCCGAGCAGGTGAGGTGGTCGCCTCGGGGCGTGGAGGTGCGCGCTCGCACGCGCGAGGGCTCTCCTCTTGGCATCTTCCGCGCCCGGCGGGCCGTGGTGTCGCTACCCCTGGGCGTGCTGAAGGCCGCGCCTCCCGAGCCCGGCGCGGTACGGTTCCTCCCTCGCCTTCCGGAGAAGGAGCGTGCGATGGCCCGGCTCGAGATGGGGCCCCTCGTGAAGGTGCTCCTGCGCTTCCGCTCGCCCTTCTGGGAGGAGCGCGAGGACACCCGGCGCCATGGCTTCTTCCATGCCCCACGGCTCTCCATCCCCACCTGGTGGACGCTCTCGCCCCTGCGCTCGCGCTACCTCGTGGGCTGGACGGGTGGCCCCGCCGCCGAGGCGCTCTCCCGGCTTCGCGAGCAGGAGGTGTTCCGGCACGCGGTGGAGTCGCTCGGGCGCATCTTCAAACTCCCCCGGCGCGCGCTCGAGGAGCAGGTCGAGAGCTGGCGGGTCCAGGACTGGCAGCGGGAGCCCTTCAGCCGGGGCGGGTACTGCGTCATTCCGGCCGGGGCCGTGGATGCCATGGATGCCCTGGCCCGGCCCGTTCAGGGCACCCTGTTCTTCGCCGGCGAGGCCACCCACCTCGAGGGCGAGGAGGGCACCGTCCATGGCGCGCTCGCGACCGGGCTTCGCGCGGCTCGCGAGCTCCTGGGGAACGAAGCGCTCGCGAGCAGGGGTGCTTTCTGA